The genomic region CAGGCGCGTGACCGACTGGCTGACGAGCTTCGGGCGGGCCGTGGCGGTCGGCTGAGCCGGGCGCCGAACCGGCCGAAGGGCCGGCTACCCCAAGAGGGCGCCCAATAGGGCGCCCAATAGGGCGCCCAAGACGCCCACGATCGTCAATCGGCGTCCCAGGAACTCAGGCGCCCAAGCGCGCCAGGTCGACTTCCGACGCGATGGTGCCGAAGGCGGCGTGGTGGCCAACGGCGACGACACGTTCGAACACCGCCTTGGCCTCCTGGACCCGCCCGTTGTAGTAGTACCAGTTCCCGACGCCGTAACCCTGCGTCGCGAGCGTCTTCTTGTCCCCATCGGTGGGGGAGAGTACGCTCTCGGGTTCGGCTCGACCCTTGTAGAGTTCGACGCGACGGTAGTAGGACGGCTCATTGACGTGCAAGTCGAGGCTCGTCGCCTCCAACAGGCGGGCGGCCTCGTCCGCGCGGCCGGCCCGCCGCAGGCTCATGTACAGCCAGTCGGTGGTGGCGACGGTCATGTCGTCGTCAACGCAGAGCTCCAGCGCCTGCGCGTACTTGGCCACCGCCTCGTCGAACTCGCCACGCAGGTAGTGAGCCAGGCCGTAGTGATACCAGGTGCTCGATAGGAGGGTTCCCTTGTACACGTCGCGGAGACGCTCGAGGTTGGTCGCCGTGATGGGTGTCGGTGTGACCAATAGCCGCGGTTCGTGCCCGAGGATCAGGCGCTCGACCTCGGGCATGAGCTCGGCCTGGTAGTACTCGATCTCGTCTGCTTGACCCTCCAGCAACGCGACGGCCTTCGCGAAATCGTCGACAGCGGCTGCGAACTGCCGCAGCGACACGTTGAAGTGGCCACGGTGGCGGTACAGCATCCCGGACCGAGGGTGGTTGGCGATGCCGTCCGAGAGCACGCGGACGGCCTGGTCATGGCGGTCCTGATACGAGTAGACCTTGGCGGCGAGCATGTAGCGAAGCGGTTCGGCGCTCATTCTGGTGGATCTCCTTGGGGTAGGACTCGGACGCCAGTGGCGGTCCCGGAGGGGAAGACCGAGGCTTGGAACGTGGTCGGGCCGTTAGGTGCCGTCAACATGGCGCGGAGCCGGCCCGCGGACTCTTCGGTGAGCGTGAACTCGAGCTGGAAGCGGTGCGACTCCTTCACCCCGCGGCGTTCGAGGTGGGGCATCATGCCGAAGGTGTACAGGTGGGTAGCCGCGGAGTGCTGGTCCCAGGCCTCGGCCGGGGAGGATTCCGTCAGGACCGCCAGCCCGCGGACGTCAAGGTTGCTGTACTGGGCAAGGAGCGTGAGGGCGCTGCCGACGTTGCGCGACTCCGTGACGAGCACGTGGGCCGAACTAGGCGTGAGCCGGCCGAGACTCGCCTTGGTTGCGGCTGTCAGTTGCGCCGTTATCCCGACCACTTCGCTTCGCAAGGAATGGGTCCTGAGTGCAGCGTCGACGCGAGGGACGAGCGTGCTGAAGGTGAGGGTGAAGTAGGCCTCGGCGTAGGCCGCGACCGTGGCCGCTTCGCCGCTCTCGAGGTGCTTTATCGAGGCCGAGTGGAAGGTCGGCACGACGCTGGCGGGAAGGACTTGGGCGACGAGGCGCGAGTACTTATCAGCTGCCGGGACGCTGGGCATGACCATGACGAGGGGCACTCGCCGCAACTGGCGTTGGAGTTGGGTGCCGAGGTGCTGTCTGACTCCGGCCGCGTCGAAGCCAAGAGCGTATGCGCGCCCCACGAGGTCCGCTAGCGCCTCTGTGAGTAGTGACTGCCGCAACTCGAGTCGGCTGGTCTCCGTCACCGCGGAGGACACGAAGGTGCCGCGGCCCCGGCGGCTCTTGACCAGGCCTTCTTGCTGCAGCGTGCGGTAGGCGAGGGCGACGGTGCCGGAGTTGATCCCGTTCTGCCCCGCGAGCTCTCGCACGGGGGGGAGCTGCGCCCCGGCGACGAGTTCGCGGCTGATGATGAGGTAGCGGATCTGATGCACAACCTGCAGGTAGAGGGGGATGTGCTCGTCGTCGGTCAGGAGCAGGGCTAGGGGCACCGGACCGCCCCGTCCAGGTGGTGGGGGCGTCGTAAGGTTCGGCGCCCCCACGGTAGGCGACATGGCCGGTTACGTCAGTGGGGAAGGGTAACGCCCTGCTCGGCGGCGCGTTGGGTGAAGGTCTTGCCGCCTTTCCCCCAGACGTCCATCGGCAGTTCGTAGAGGATGACCTGGGTGCCCTCGGAGAGCGCTCCGTTGGCGACCATCACCTCGGTGATCCCCTTGATGATTGCATCGCGCTGCTCTTGCGAGCGGCGCCCTAGTTCGACTCTCACGATTGCCATTTCGCTCCTTCGCGGCCGCAGCTACGCGGGTCTTCGTAGATGTCTGGCTCACCAGCGGATCCCCGCTGTGAACCTCCGACTTGAACTGGCCCGTCTGCCTGGCGGCACCCACCGCTGCGTCGCGGGTCTAGGCTTCGTCTTCCACTTCCTGTCGTTGAGCTGTGTATCAATGTACTGGTACGCAGACCATATCGCTTCGCTTCGCTCGAGTCAAGGCCAGGAGTTGGTGGACGGCAGCAGCATCTCTTGGTTCACCGCGCTCGTGTAAATTGCCGTCTGGCGCGGACGGAACCCTGGTCTCGTCCTGCCCGCTTCGGCCCCCTGCCACACCGCATTGACAAGCGAGCTCCTCGCCGCGCATGATGCGGGGCGTACTGGTACACCGACATGCGTTCGGGCAGTTGGACAGGTTGCCGCGCACGTGGCCTAACCCGTGCCCACGCCCCGCACCCACGGGACCCGAACGACGAAAGGACACGGCATGCGCATCGCCCTCGCCCGGTTCATCTCGGTCATGCTGGTAGCCACCCTGGGTGTGACCGCCTTCGCGCAGGAGACACCCACCAAGCGCGGCGGAGTGGTCCAGATCCCGCTGGCGACCCAGCCAGCGACGTTCAACCCCATCCTTCCTTCCGAGCTCGCCGCCGCCATCATCAACTGGACGATGTTCTCTCCCCTCACGGCGGTCAACCCGTGGACCAACACGCTCGAGCCCTACCTGGCCGAGTCGTGGGAAGCCGACGCCGACCTCACCACCTGGACCTTCCACCTGCGTGACGGCGTGCGGTGGCACGATGGCGTGCCACTCACCGCCGCCGACGTGAAGT from Trueperaceae bacterium harbors:
- a CDS encoding tetratricopeptide repeat protein, with translation MSAEPLRYMLAAKVYSYQDRHDQAVRVLSDGIANHPRSGMLYRHRGHFNVSLRQFAAAVDDFAKAVALLEGQADEIEYYQAELMPEVERLILGHEPRLLVTPTPITATNLERLRDVYKGTLLSSTWYHYGLAHYLRGEFDEAVAKYAQALELCVDDDMTVATTDWLYMSLRRAGRADEAARLLEATSLDLHVNEPSYYRRVELYKGRAEPESVLSPTDGDKKTLATQGYGVGNWYYYNGRVQEAKAVFERVVAVGHHAAFGTIASEVDLARLGA
- a CDS encoding tautomerase family protein, with the protein product MAIVRVELGRRSQEQRDAIIKGITEVMVANGALSEGTQVILYELPMDVWGKGGKTFTQRAAEQGVTLPH
- a CDS encoding GntR family transcriptional regulator, with product MPLALLLTDDEHIPLYLQVVHQIRYLIISRELVAGAQLPPVRELAGQNGINSGTVALAYRTLQQEGLVKSRRGRGTFVSSAVTETSRLELRQSLLTEALADLVGRAYALGFDAAGVRQHLGTQLQRQLRRVPLVMVMPSVPAADKYSRLVAQVLPASVVPTFHSASIKHLESGEAATVAAYAEAYFTLTFSTLVPRVDAALRTHSLRSEVVGITAQLTAATKASLGRLTPSSAHVLVTESRNVGSALTLLAQYSNLDVRGLAVLTESSPAEAWDQHSAATHLYTFGMMPHLERRGVKESHRFQLEFTLTEESAGRLRAMLTAPNGPTTFQASVFPSGTATGVRVLPQGDPPE